A single window of Vibrio campbellii CAIM 519 = NBRC 15631 = ATCC 25920 DNA harbors:
- a CDS encoding TetR/AcrR family transcriptional regulator, translated as MTERKQGRRSAEAAEQTKCLILRVAADMFCELGYERVSLRNISEKAGVSHSLIRHHFGSKEKIWQAVSDGMDDFLQSYMAQLVNEMPENTPSNQKIYLFMVRMLAFALMNPHPIQMIADAIRQDDDALLQYFLRSEDEFAAIFTQLFSEYNREFPETPTDQWESKWQMLLFAHGAVSLTPMMQKTWPAMAENRDKLLINHWELFNTIMANQFGISKEDMIHPEHLSEIVIKMCCPIEELTA; from the coding sequence ATGACAGAAAGAAAGCAAGGCCGTAGAAGTGCCGAAGCTGCTGAGCAAACTAAGTGCCTGATTCTTAGAGTCGCGGCAGATATGTTCTGTGAGTTAGGGTACGAACGAGTTTCGCTTCGCAACATCAGTGAGAAAGCTGGTGTGTCCCATAGTTTGATTCGCCACCACTTCGGCAGTAAAGAGAAGATCTGGCAAGCAGTGAGCGACGGCATGGATGACTTCTTGCAAAGCTATATGGCGCAGCTGGTCAACGAAATGCCAGAAAACACTCCGTCTAATCAAAAAATCTACTTGTTCATGGTAAGAATGTTGGCATTTGCACTCATGAACCCGCACCCAATCCAAATGATTGCAGATGCGATTCGCCAAGACGACGACGCCCTACTGCAATACTTCTTGCGTTCGGAAGATGAATTCGCGGCGATCTTCACTCAGCTATTCTCAGAATATAATCGGGAGTTCCCTGAAACACCGACCGATCAATGGGAATCAAAATGGCAAATGCTGTTGTTCGCTCATGGCGCAGTGAGCCTAACGCCGATGATGCAAAAAACATGGCCAGCGATGGCAGAAAACCGAGATAAGCTACTGATCAACCACTGGGAGCTGTTCAACACCATAATGGCGAACCAATTTGGCATCAGCAAAGAAGACATGATTCACCCAGAGCATTTGAGTGAAATCGTGATTAAAATGTGCTGTCCAATTGAAGAACTGACCGCTTAA
- a CDS encoding efflux RND transporter periplasmic adaptor subunit has product MKPVKLLAVNDLTVADSDAFLARIDATYRAQLSFQVGGEIEKLVVRMGEEVKQGDVLATLDPKDLQLALDASQAQYALAKTQWERSKSLYNKKLISTDSYDQQETQYKAALANLEQAKTDLSYTEIHAPFDGVVSYTYVKPYQVVAAKQEILNLIDNTTLDVSFTLPVTYAEAVSLNALKDAEMWVTMDSEPNKRIQGTFKEISTQPNADTNSYEAIVTITRPSDRNLLTGMTGQVHIAKQNVSNAMMLPNAAWVSKDAAHGEVWVMDSDTQQVNKVTLSLNANGAVESGLDNNDYVVIAGVERLVEGQVVKAWAREEGI; this is encoded by the coding sequence ATCAAACCGGTAAAATTGCTGGCTGTTAATGATCTAACGGTTGCCGATTCCGATGCATTCCTTGCACGAATAGATGCAACCTACAGAGCGCAACTTTCATTTCAGGTAGGTGGTGAAATTGAGAAGTTGGTCGTGAGAATGGGTGAAGAGGTGAAGCAGGGCGATGTACTTGCAACGCTAGACCCAAAAGATTTGCAGCTGGCGCTTGATGCATCACAAGCGCAGTACGCATTAGCAAAAACGCAATGGGAACGCTCAAAAAGCTTGTACAACAAGAAGCTTATCAGCACGGATAGCTATGACCAGCAAGAAACCCAATACAAAGCGGCACTGGCAAACTTAGAGCAAGCAAAAACCGACCTGAGCTACACAGAGATTCATGCCCCGTTTGATGGTGTTGTGTCTTATACCTATGTGAAGCCTTATCAAGTGGTTGCGGCTAAGCAAGAAATCCTAAACCTAATCGACAACACCACGTTGGACGTGTCGTTCACTCTTCCGGTGACTTACGCCGAAGCAGTGTCACTCAACGCACTTAAAGATGCAGAGATGTGGGTGACGATGGACAGCGAGCCAAACAAACGCATCCAAGGCACGTTCAAAGAAATCTCAACCCAACCGAATGCCGATACCAACAGCTATGAAGCGATCGTGACGATTACTCGTCCTTCTGATCGTAACTTGCTAACGGGCATGACAGGCCAAGTACACATTGCGAAGCAAAACGTATCGAACGCGATGATGCTGCCAAATGCGGCTTGGGTGTCGAAAGATGCCGCTCATGGTGAGGTTTGGGTAATGGATAGCGATACACAGCAAGTAAATAAAGTGACATTGTCACTAAATGCGAACGGCGCTGTGGAGTCTGGTTTAGATAACAACGACTACGTGGTTATTGCAGGTGTTGAACGCTTGGTGGAAGGCCAAGTTGTGAAAGCTTGGGCTCGTGAGGAAGGTATCTAA